A genomic region of Thunnus albacares chromosome 2, fThuAlb1.1, whole genome shotgun sequence contains the following coding sequences:
- the LOC122993133 gene encoding calcium release-activated calcium channel protein 1-like isoform X2: protein MVEVQLEPDHVYPPGLLIAFSACTTVLVAVHLFALMISTCILPNLEAVSNVHNLNSVNESPHERMHRHIELAWAFSTVIGTLLFLTEVMLLCWVKFLPLKNNSENNSTISSGEAAAIASTCIMVPFGLVFIMFAVHFYRTLVSHKTDRQIRELEQVIRLQNQLDQRPENDDLKAAVHIP from the coding sequence ATGGTGGAGGTACAGCTGGAGCCGGATCATGTGTATCCTCCTGGGCTGCTCATAGCCTTCAGCGCCTGCACCACGGTTCTGGTTGCAGTGCACCTGTTTGCCCTCATGATCAGCACCTGTATCCTCCCTAACCTCGAGGCCGTCAGCAACGTTCACAACCTCAATTCTGTCAACGAGTCTCCCCATGAGCGTATGCACCGCCACATAGAACTGGCCTGGGCTTTTTCCACAGTCATTGgcaccctcctcttcctcacagaGGTGATGCTCTTGTGCTGGGTGAAGTTCTTGCCCCTCAAAAACAActctgaaaacaacagcactATAAGCTCCGGTGAGGCGGCGGCCATCGCTTCCACCTGCATCATGGTGCCGTTTGGACTCGTTTTTATTATGTTCGCCGTCCACTTCTACCGCACGCTTGTCAGTCACAAAACAGACCGGCAGATCAGAGAGCTGGAGCAGGTCATTCGGCTCCAGAACCAGCTGGACCAAAGGCCTGAGAATGACGACCTGAAGGCTGCTGTCCATATTCCTTGA
- the LOC122993123 gene encoding rho-related GTP-binding protein RhoF-like, with protein sequence MSQSTSGVKREHTVQQEEFKVVIVGDKCCGKTSLITVYTKGVFPEEYVPSVFDKSVVNTRYRGQQFRLHLYDTAGQEEYDRLRPLSYQNVNVVLICYNIMCPSSFDNVFMKWYPEVQHFCDGAPIILVGCKADLREDKILVKKLWASGQNAVTYIQGEEARRKINAVLYLECSAKYKENVKDLFREATKRALAATTPERVRERGGVCALL encoded by the exons ATGAGCCAGAGCACATCAGGAGTGAAGAGAGAACACACAGTCCAACAAGAGGAATTCAAAGTTGTTATTGTTGGAGACAAATGTTGTGGGAAAACTTCGCTAATCACAGTTTACACTAAAGGAGTCTTTCCAGAG GAATATGTCCCATCTGTGTTCGACAAGAGTGTTGTCAATACAAGGTACAGAGGCCAACAGTTTCGCTTACATCTCTATGACACTGCAG GTCAAGAGGAGTATGATCGCTTGCGGCCTCTCTCCTACCAGAACGTCAATGTGGTGCTGATCTGCTACAACATCATGTGTCCTTCAAGTTTTGATAATGTCTTCATGAag TGGTACCCTGAGGTGCAGCATTTTTGTGATGGAGCACCCATCATCCTTGTTGGTTGCAAAGCAGACCTACGTGAGGACAAAATCCTGGTCAAGAAACTGTGGGCATCGGGCCAGAACGCTGTCACATATATTCAG GGAGAAGAAGCCAGGAGGAAAATCAATGCCGTGCTGTATTTGGAGTGCTCTGCCAAATACAAGGAAAATGTGAAGGACTTATTCAGGGAAGCAACAAAACGAGCGCTGGCGGCAACAACAccagaaagagtgagagagagaggaggggtgtGTGCTTTGTTGTGA
- the LOC122993133 gene encoding calcium release-activated calcium channel protein 1-like isoform X1 produces the protein MSLNEHSMQALSWRKLYLSRAKLKATSRTSALLSGFAMVAMVEVQLEPDHVYPPGLLIAFSACTTVLVAVHLFALMISTCILPNLEAVSNVHNLNSVNESPHERMHRHIELAWAFSTVIGTLLFLTEVMLLCWVKFLPLKNNSENNSTISSGEAAAIASTCIMVPFGLVFIMFAVHFYRTLVSHKTDRQIRELEQVIRLQNQLDQRPENDDLKAAVHIP, from the exons ATGAGTTTGAACGAGCACTCCATGCAGGCTCTGTCCTGGAGGAAACTGTACTTGAGTCGAGCCAAACTAAAAGCCACCAGCCGCACTTCAGCTCTTCTGTCGGGATTCGCGATG GTTGCCATGGTGGAGGTACAGCTGGAGCCGGATCATGTGTATCCTCCTGGGCTGCTCATAGCCTTCAGCGCCTGCACCACGGTTCTGGTTGCAGTGCACCTGTTTGCCCTCATGATCAGCACCTGTATCCTCCCTAACCTCGAGGCCGTCAGCAACGTTCACAACCTCAATTCTGTCAACGAGTCTCCCCATGAGCGTATGCACCGCCACATAGAACTGGCCTGGGCTTTTTCCACAGTCATTGgcaccctcctcttcctcacagaGGTGATGCTCTTGTGCTGGGTGAAGTTCTTGCCCCTCAAAAACAActctgaaaacaacagcactATAAGCTCCGGTGAGGCGGCGGCCATCGCTTCCACCTGCATCATGGTGCCGTTTGGACTCGTTTTTATTATGTTCGCCGTCCACTTCTACCGCACGCTTGTCAGTCACAAAACAGACCGGCAGATCAGAGAGCTGGAGCAGGTCATTCGGCTCCAGAACCAGCTGGACCAAAGGCCTGAGAATGACGACCTGAAGGCTGCTGTCCATATTCCTTGA